aaataaaaaaaaatatcattagTATCTAACTAACTATAAACTGTTTGTCgtttattcaataaaataaGCAAGCTCGATTTTATTaagatttaaatgatttcttAGCATCGTTGTAACCTCTTTCGAATTCTTTGTGTGCTTCCTTTTGCAAATGTTCTGGTAATTGTGCAATCTTAGCATCAAGATGGTCAACACCtgttttgaatttggaaCTAAGTCCTTGATGGCTGCCAGAAGAGTGGGTACCATGCCCAGTAGAAGTTTGACCATAACTGGAATCGCCATGTCCACTACCAGTGGTGGCAGCACCGTATCCTGCACCAGCACCAGCACCAGCAGCTGTACCAGTATGTGATGATCCATaaccagaagaagaagaaccaTGAGCACCAGTGGTTGTACCACGGGCACCAGTTGATCCATGGGAGCCAGATTGAGTAGATCCGTAACCAGTGGAGTCATGAGTACCGTGAGTACCATGAGTACCTGTTTGTGATGATCCATAACCAGTGGTACCGTGAGAACCAGTTTGTGAAGACCCGTAACCAGTAGAGTCGTGTGTACTAGAAGCACCGTGAGTACCAGTTTGTGACGATCCATAGCCAGTAGTACCATGAGTACCAGTTTGAGAACCATAACCAGTAGAATCGTGAGTGCCGGTAGCACCATGAGTGCCGGTTTGAGAAGATCCGTAAGCAGCATTACCGTGAGTTCCAGTTTGAGAAGATCCGTAGCCAGTAGAATCATGAGCACCAGTAGTACCATGGGAACCAGTAACGCCAGATCCATAACTTCCacttgtttgttgttgatcatATCCAGTAGAACCATATCCACCAGCAGAGGATCTATCAACGTGACTACCAGAATGAGTGGAACCTTGTTGATGACCACTAGCAGTGTTTGATGATCCGTATCCAGTACCAGATTGACTAGTACCACCATAAGCAGCGTTGGTCAGGTCAGCACCTGTAGCGCCAACACCAGCAGCACCAGCACCAGAACCAGTACCAGCGCCGGCGCCATATCCAGAAGTACCACTACTGGCTCCTTGGTTTTGACCAGTCAATGAATCTTTTGCACTATCAGCAGTTTTTCCAGCTTTATATTGCTTATACTTGTCTTGGGCAAGATCAGTACCAGTTTGACCGTCTTTGCCACCGGCATATTTCCCGGCTTGGCTGTTGATGTTGTCAACATCATCCTTCTTGATTCCTTTTAATTTGTCAGTTAAACCCAttgtttgttattgttgtaaatTATAGATATAAGTTATTTGTACttgatattcaattgaGTTCTGAAAATACCAAAATCAATCGAAAGCAATTGGGAATTACCCcctttatatatatttacatTGAGTCTCGGGAGCAATATAGGGGAGAAATTTCACAATTGAGAGTAGTGGAATTCTCCAAACGACCTGTGTATAGTTACGTCATTTCCAGATATTTACCAATTTCATACTTTCcccgtttttttttcagttgcTATACCGATTTCAATATTGTTGCTATTTAAACCGAAGACTGAAATATAAAATGTGTGGATCCAAAGAATATAGCAAACAAGCAACACTAACAGatgaaatgaaacaaagagcaataacaaataatataCTAGAGCCTCGTGGCTCAGAGAAAAGATGACCAATGTCATACACAGTTTCAACTCAGCCTATCGAATTCTCGGTAGCATTGCTATTTTGCTTAGTTCTCGGATCCTCTATTTTTATCTATTTTGTTGCTAACATGGTTGCCAATTACAATTGTTCAACCCTGAGTTGTTTTTCACCGAATATGCAATTGTGCTAGAAACTCTAGAAAGTTCTTTTCGGAGAAGGCGAGAAAACAATAAGAGAAAACTTTCAAGATCCAAAATGTTTGCCACAATTGTTTCTATCAATATGTGGATTCTTCACACAATGCAAAGTATTAACTCTTTCAGTACAATAGCCACTCAAGACAATAGTAACTTATTGAACCGATAGACGGAACATTGTATTTCtttgatatattttttgAGAAGCATAACCTTTGTATAGTCAACGTTGCGGTTAGGTTTCTGTTTCATTGTACTAAACGAGGTTTCTCTTTGGTTTCAATGAgacatttttttaaacttgTCGTCTAATGAAAAcagcaaaatcaaaaactaCACATACTCTTACCAAACCAGTAAAAGTCCACCCCTGAAAATATATACGATAGAACTTTCTACTTAGAAATACATTTAATTCCATTAGAGGGGTGAAAAAATAGATGAATACGACATTTCAACAGAAGCATATGAGTGTAAGTTGATAAATCTGCTCTTACACTTTGGAAAAATAATACTTCAATATTGAATGATCGTTTGACACACAGAAGTTTAAGTATACTTTATACGCTGCGTGTAGTTGATTTAAAGTTTCTTCCAATTGTAGCGGAATTGATCAGGTTTAATGCTTTTTGGAATATTTCGAACAATAAACACAACAATTGATACAAATGTACCacatttattgatttactCCTTAACAGAACCCATAATTCAATGCCCAACCTGAACCTGGGGCAGAAGTAGGAGATATATGTAAAACGTAAAgtcaaaagaaaagagacaaacaaaaagactctggaaaaaaaaaacttccTCAGTAAACAAGGAAAATGGCGATGCAACAAGAGGTTGTCGCCAGAACCAGTTACCCGGTTCACTGCGTTGGCCAACTTTGAGACTATATTACGGGCTTCCTGCTTTCAATACTACATCAAAAGACACATCAAAAAATATACGTATATTAAAATCTTTTATAACTTGTTTCCATCAAACCATTTTTGTTCcaataaatattgaaattactCTCTAGGAATAATTGCGCATGTAGTTTAATATGATAGGGATAGGGTGTAGTTCTTTTAATCCTTGGGTTCTGGTCTCAAATCAGATCTTCTTGGGGCTTCCAATGGATGTAACTGAGCTAAATACGTGATTGCCCACATTAAATAACACATTGACAATGCTAATATTACTGATGATCTAAAGACAGTTGTGTTCTCTTTTGGTGCAAACACCCATGCCAAACATGATAAGGCAACAACTACTATGAATACGGCAACAACAGAATATCTAAATCGTATATGTTAGTAACTCAAATTACGCCATAAATAATGTAAGTCTCTTGTACTGAAAAAGATACATACCCACTCATTTTAGATAATCGTGTATCTTTACTGTTAGGTTTTAATCGACAActgatattgttgataactCTCAAAttcgatttttttttttgcgtTAGTGCaccttttttgttttgagattttgattttttttttacatcCGCTGAACTTTCTTCGAACTTGTATACAAACACCCACATAACTAAAAATATTCTAAATGGTCTCCCAACAGGTCTCTAATTGGCTTTTCAATGTAATTCAACCACTGTATGAACATAAGAAAGAAGTGTATGCTCatgttttccaatttttacAACTacatttgaagaaaaatcttaattttaaaattagaACGCAAATCTACACCTCGAGTGGGTCAGGAGAGCCTAATCTATTGATAAACTTGTTTGGCACAATTCAGATCAATGAACAAATTGGCACACCAATTGAAATCTGGGTACCTTTTGCATATCCTTATGTTGATTATGAGAACAAAGGTGCACCTATAGTTTATATTGTTCCTGACCACAGTAAAGGTTGGTACTtaaaaccaaataataatgttgatACACAAGGGATGTTTTACCACCCCTATTTGACAAGGTGGCACAGAGAATGCTTGCGATCGAATCCAGATTCTCTAAACATGTTCAGTTTGGTAGAATTGGCAAATGTGATTTACCGAAGCGTTACTACGGATTCCCCAATAGCCTCCAAGCCTCCAGGCATTACTAATACTCCCCAGAAGCCCGCAAAAGTGCCACTTGATTTTAATAGCATTTCAACAGAACAGCCATTGAATTTgcatcaattgaatacaGAGCAACCGGCAGTAATACCCGTACAGACCACTGGTCCTCCATTACCTGCAAAACCCCCAAAAGCACAGAATGATATTCATAGTTCCACACCATTGAAGTATCAAGCGCCGTTGCCATTGCCACATGAAGCTGAGAAATTTAATTATCCGCAAGAAAGAACGTCATCTCCATTGCCTCCATTAGGATTCATAAATCAACAGCCTAGTCGTTCCCCTGCAATTGCTTCTGCCGTTCCCCATACCATGACACCGCCACAGCCATCACCACcagttgatttaattgatggtGAAAATCCATTGTCTGAAACCAATACTGGTGTCACTAACTTGACGCATGAACTATATTCTAAAATTAATCATTTCTTAAGTGAAGAAGAGAAAACCATCAAAGATGTGAACGAGAAAACCATGAAAATTAAAGTATTATACGAGCAGTTGAATCATTATTACAGTCTGGCCCTTAAAAACTCAAGTTTTTTGGATGATATTGTAAGTCAGCTTACATCTAAAGTGAGAGATTTAACACAATTAAACCAAGAGTTGGGTGTGGTTAATGAGCTTAATCATCAGTCACAAGACAGTATCGCCATTAGCTCTACTAAAAAGATTCCCTTGGATGAGATTGTTATTGCTGATCTGCCAATGATTGATACCCTATACAAGGTTAGTGCCGAAATTAATAGCATTACAGATActataaatttgatatcTGGAAATTTCCATAACGAACAAGAGATTGTTAACGAGAAAAGCTTCGACTCTTGTCTTAAAACAACACGGAAAATGGGTAGAGAACTTTTTTGGCTTCATTTTATAAAGTCTGAAATAGGAAACAAGCTTCAGTAAGGATTTTGTCTTATTAATAGGAAGGGGCTGTACACACTTAATGTATTCATAGAAGTATCTGTccaaatattcaatatataatttctttttccttgtGATATGtttatcttcattttcagGTCATAACAATCTCTATACAACGCActcacaaaaaaaaagacaattaaagaaaagagtTTGTATCGCCACAGACTTGAATTGCCTAATCGTTCTATCTATATTATAACATGTCGACTGAGTCTGAAAATGTGTTCAGGCAACTGTTCAGAAACTGGAATGACCGGTCGAATAGAACTACTACATCATCTACTTCAAACAGACCTGTCCTATCCGAATGGACAGATTATTTTAAAACTGGGGCAAACGATCTATACAACCGATTACCTTCATCGGTTCAGGATATAGGTGCCACAAACAATAATGTACAAGAGCCATCATGGTACAATTTGTCAAGACTAGAGAGATTAATTGGTTTTGGGTGTTGTCTTGGAGCATCTGTGTTATGCTTTGTGTTGTGTTTCTTCATGTTGCCGGTTTTGGCATTAAGACCAAGAAAATTTGGTTTGTTATGGACTGGAGGATCTGTACTTTTTGTTGTATCATTTGGTGTTTTACAGGGGCCATATAATTACGTTCGACATTTACTTTCTAGAGATCGGATATTGTTTACAGGGGTATTCTTTTCATCTGTGTTTTTAACAATTTACTCGGCCtgtattttgaaaagtaGTATTTTAACCATTTTCACTAGTATAATAGAGATATTGGCTGTTTTATATTACACATTGAGTTACTTCCCCTTTGGAGCAACAACTTTGACGTTTTTCACTAGCTATGTTGTTGGGTATGTCGGGGGATTGATTGGAGGGGTAATATTTTGAGGTGTATACAAGgttattttaattttacaACAATACATGTATGcgtatatttatattttgatgTAAACTGTTGATTCTGgtattataatttttcattatctaCCTTAGCCAATTCTTCCTTTAATTTCTCATGCAATTTTcctaatttatcaaaatcagtGGCTTCAGCAGGCCAACCAACACCTAAACCTGTAGCCTCATCCTTTTTAGGAATCAAATGGAAGTGAACGTGATCAACAACTTGATGAGCAATTCTTCCGTTGTTCTGTAAAACGTTATAACCTTCACCTTCTGGAGTATTATTTTCGTCCAATTTCAAGActtttgtcaattttttgacAACTGGTAAAATGTCACTAAGGTAGTCGTCTGGAATGTTGTGCAACTTTGCCCCATGGTGTTTAGGGATAATTAAAACGTGGGCTTCAGCAATTGGTTGAATGTCCAAGAAGGAATAAGTCTTTGCAGTTTCAATTAACTTGAAAGAAGGAATTTCACCTTTGATAATTTTACAGAATATACAGGAAGCATGAGAAGCCATAATTGAATTGGGAAATACTATAATGTCAATTGAAAGAGAACTTGAATTGAAGTGAGATTTTCACAAGCTAATAAGTTAAATTGTTTGACCTTAAGATGtgtaagaaaaaaaaagcagaatgaaactaaagaaaaagtgaGTTGTGGAGGTATATAAAGTTCTTAGagtaataaatttttcttctcttttcgGGTCATAGTCTCCTTAAAATTTGTAGGAGTTCGTATTCTACCCCCCTATTTAGGTATTCACCCCACTGAACTGTAGTACGTTAAACTCCGAGAATATATACAGTGGAGTGACTTTTCCAACACCTCGCCAAATCAGTTAGATATTATACCTTCTCTTTAAAGACGATTCTAACCTATCCATCATATCTAATTAtgtaaaagaaaaggatCTGGTGATCAAGTTCAGAATTTTAAGTATTCAAGATGTCCAAATTTTCACCCATCCTATTTCAAACTTGTCAAAGTGGTAAGCTTTCTATATCTTACCACAGAGACACTTCCACTTCTAATAACACTTGTTGAACATTATCTTACAAACTAAGCAAGTGCTTTTTTTATAGGAATCTTTAGTATTGTTTCCATAATGTTTATATGCAGTCTATCAATTTATGTGCACTAATTCTTGGACGGTGGCAAAATGAACAACTGGATGTATGGATAGATTTGTAGCAACTGATACCAGTTATTACTAGCAATTGAATATACACAGCTGTTGACATTCTAGTCATTCTTTAGTACACGTCTCTCTTTTTTACCGTATACTCAATTTGGACatacttttttctttatcttctGCTTTGAGAAGGTTCTAGtctttacaaaaaaaaaaaatatttgacaACCAAATTAAATTCGAATCAGTGTTGAAATTCTGAGGGCGATCAACAccacaacaaacaacagaggaatagaaaaaaaaatccagcacaccaattttaatttttcctTTCAAAACTCTCTTTCTTATCCCACATTtagtttatatttttatttctacACCATAAATTTCTACAAATAACACAAATTATGACTggtgaagaagataaaaaaCAACATTTTGATGCTTCTGGTGCTTCTGCTGTAGATGATAAAACAGCAACTGCAATTttaagaagaaaaaagaaagataatGCCTTGGTCGTTGATGACGCCACCAACGATGACAATTCTGTCATAACCATGTCGTCAAACACAATGGAATTGTTACAATTATTCCGTGGTGATACAGTCTTGGTGAAAGGTAAGAAGAGAAAGGACACAGTGTTGATCGTTTTagctgatgatgatatgCCTGATGGCGTTGCTAGAGTTAACAGATGTGTTCGTAACAATTTGCGTGTCAGATTGGGAGATATCGTTACTGTCCATCCATGTCCTGATATTAAATATGCCAACAGAATCTCAGTATTGCCAATTGCTGATACTGTTGAAGGTATTAATGGTTCCTTATTCGACCTTTACTTGAAGCCATATTTTGTTGAAGCCTATAGACCAGTGAGAAAAGGTGATTTATTCACTGTGAGGGGTGGTATGAGACAAGTAGAATTCaaagttgttgaagttgaCCCTGAAGAAATTGCAATTGTTGCTCAAGATACCATTATTCATTGTGAAGGAG
This genomic stretch from Candida albicans SC5314 chromosome 1, complete sequence harbors:
- the ASR1 gene encoding Asr1p (Heat shock protein; transcript regulated by cAMP, osmotic stress, ciclopirox olamine, ketoconazole; repressed by Cyr1, Ras1; colony morphology-related regulated by Ssn6; stationary phase enriched; Hap43-induced; Spider biofilm induced), whose product is MGLTDKLKGIKKDDVDNINSQAGKYAGGKDGQTGTDLAQDKYKQYKAGKTADSAKDSLTGQNQGASSGTSGYGAGAGTGSGAGAAGVGATGADSTNAAYGGTSQSGTGYGSSNTASGHQQGSTHSGSHVDRSSAGGYGSTGYDQQQTSGSYGSGVTGSHGTTGAHDSTGYGSSQTGTHGNAAYGSSQTGTHGATGTHDSTGYGSQTGTHGTTGYGSSQTGTHGASSTHDSTGYGSSQTGSHGTTGYGSSQTGTHGTHGTHDSTGYGSTQSGSHGSTGARGTTTGAHGSSSSGYGSSHTGTAAGAGAGAGYGAATTGSGHGDSSYGQTSTGHGTHSSGSHQGLSSKFKTGVDHLDAKIAQLPEHLQKEAHKEFERGYNDAKKSFKS
- a CDS encoding H(+)-transporting V0 sector ATPase subunit e (Putative vacuolar H+ ATPase subunit e of the V-ATPase V0 subcomplex; added to Assembly 21 based on comparative genome analysis); this encodes MWVFVYKFEESSADVKKKSKSQNKKGALTQKKKSNLRVINNISCRLKPNSKDTRLSKMSGYSVVAVFIVVVALSCLAWVFAPKENTTVFRSSVILALSMCYLMWAITYLAQLHPLEAPRRSDLRPEPKD
- the VPS23 gene encoding ubiquitin-binding ESCRT-I subunit protein (ESCRT I protein sorting complex protein; involved in proteolytic activation of Rim101, which regulates pH response; ortholog of S. cerevisiae Stp22/Vps23), which codes for MVSQQVSNWLFNVIQPSYEHKKEVYAHVFQFLQLHLKKNLNFKIRTQIYTSSGSGEPNLLINLFGTIQINEQIGTPIEIWVPFAYPYVDYENKGAPIVYIVPDHSKGWYLKPNNNVDTQGMFYHPYLTRWHRECLRSNPDSLNMFSLVELANVIYRSVTTDSPIASKPPGITNTPQKPAKVPLDFNSISTEQPLNLHQLNTEQPAVIPVQTTGPPLPAKPPKAQNDIHSSTPLKYQAPLPLPHEAEKFNYPQERTSSPLPPLGFINQQPSRSPAIASAVPHTMTPPQPSPPVDLIDGENPLSETNTGVTNLTHELYSKINHFLSEEEKTIKDVNEKTMKIKVLYEQLNHYYSSALKNSSFLDDIVSQLTSKVRDLTQLNQELGVVNELNHQSQDSIAISSTKKIPLDEIVIADSPMIDTLYKVSAEINSITDTINLISGNFHNEQEIVNEKSFDSCLKTTRKMGRELFWLHFIKSEIGNKLQ
- the SFT2 gene encoding Sft2p (Putative membrane protein; transcript regulated by Mig1; Spider biofilm induced), which produces MSTESENVFRQSFRNWNDRSNRTTTSSTSNRPVLSEWTDYFKTGANDLYNRLPSSVQDIGATNNNVQEPSWYNLSRLERLIGFGCCLGASVLCFVLCFFMLPVLALRPRKFGLLWTGGSVLFVVSFGVLQGPYNYVRHLLSRDRILFTGVFFSSVFLTIYSACILKSSILTIFTSIIEILAVLYYTLSYFPFGATTLTFFTSYVVGYVGGLIGGVIF
- the HNT1 gene encoding adenosine 5'-monophosphoramidase (Protein with similarity to protein kinase C inhibitor-I; protein level decreases in stationary phase cultures), translated to MASHASCIFCKIIKGEIPSFKLIETAKTYSFLDIQPIAEAHVLIIPKHHGAKLHNIPDDYLSDILPVVKKLTKVLKLDENNTPEGEGYNVLQNNGRIAHQVVDHVHFHLIPKKDEATGLGVGWPAEATDFDKLGKLHEKLKEELAKVDNEKL